The proteins below come from a single Methanobacterium formicicum genomic window:
- a CDS encoding DUF356 domain-containing protein codes for MSLILIRAESQAKLLNSLADIERHAGLKINGSPRIIKNKLADEYAKSIMKDKLRSKAKIAVLVSVKEDATLSILRIRKIHPPAHVVVISEEYDQWEAVRKIFNTLPSLKGYYSSKKKSTTPP; via the coding sequence ATGAGCTTAATATTAATCCGGGCAGAATCCCAGGCCAAACTCCTCAACAGTCTGGCAGACATTGAAAGACATGCCGGACTAAAAATTAACGGATCCCCCCGGATAATCAAGAATAAACTGGCGGATGAATATGCAAAAAGCATAATGAAGGATAAATTAAGGTCTAAAGCTAAAATAGCGGTTTTAGTATCGGTGAAAGAGGATGCAACACTTAGCATCCTCCGCATAAGGAAGATACATCCCCCCGCACATGTAGTGGTCATAAGTGAGGAGTATGACCAGTGGGAAGCCGTGCGAAAAATATTCAACACCCTTCCCTCACTTAAAGGGTATTATTCTTCCAAGAAAAAAAGCACCACACCCCCATAA
- a CDS encoding Mur ligase family protein, which yields MSTDMDKHSSQMEKIPFTEMETFGVIGICGVVGNLVARVLMDHGQRVMGTDIHSAKNCPFLYTLKDYNSQIYLNEHPEIFFNSSTYIIPPPSLPKTSNLFQKIKDSPAQLLDVEKLLQQIHPNKPVICVTGTNGKTTTTTLLKHFCYSAGLKPTEHGFRTLQGNIDYIPPLQCRLKGDIAVVETGTEGNTGDLKFILDRCYPSCGVITNINPDHLNNGHDFRHYSLIKGELLEKLRGETVVVNGDDPAIWGLISHINYQGKVITFGVDHEVQGESKKECWCGEEITLKETLSGVGYYHCQCGLKRPTPDYLATAIQGNSFLLQTSQEKIKMEMGITGLHNVYNALGAIAVAHEILKIPLEEIKNYLPTFKGVPGRLEYIHQDENRDLIVDYGHNPSGVETVLRELNKTYNKIAVVITISSESGKSGDNEIMERTLANADFIIPASYYSRLAAESYISSGKIILTTEEPEKFREGTLGATEEQVVRGLEKGLECDADALICIGEAAVKYKEKIKIFIDSQK from the coding sequence ATGAGTACAGATATGGACAAACATTCATCCCAGATGGAGAAGATTCCCTTCACTGAAATGGAAACCTTTGGAGTTATTGGTATCTGCGGAGTTGTGGGAAACCTGGTTGCCCGGGTCCTGATGGACCACGGTCAAAGGGTGATGGGCACTGACATCCACAGCGCGAAAAACTGCCCTTTCCTTTACACTTTAAAGGATTATAACTCGCAAATTTACCTTAATGAACATCCTGAAATATTTTTCAATTCATCAACTTATATAATCCCCCCACCCAGCCTCCCTAAAACTTCGAACCTGTTCCAGAAGATAAAAGACAGCCCAGCGCAACTTCTAGATGTGGAAAAACTTCTGCAACAGATCCATCCCAATAAACCAGTTATCTGTGTCACCGGGACCAATGGGAAAACAACCACCACCACTTTACTGAAGCATTTTTGTTACAGTGCCGGACTGAAACCCACGGAACATGGATTTAGAACTCTTCAGGGAAATATAGATTACATTCCCCCCTTACAGTGCCGGTTGAAGGGGGATATTGCCGTGGTAGAAACTGGTACCGAAGGGAACACCGGAGATTTGAAGTTCATATTAGATCGTTGCTACCCCTCCTGTGGAGTTATAACCAACATTAACCCCGACCACCTGAATAACGGTCATGATTTCAGGCACTACAGTCTGATCAAAGGGGAACTCCTGGAAAAGCTCCGTGGTGAAACAGTGGTGGTCAATGGAGATGATCCTGCTATATGGGGATTAATATCCCATATTAATTACCAGGGAAAGGTGATCACCTTTGGAGTTGACCATGAAGTACAAGGTGAGAGTAAAAAAGAATGCTGGTGCGGAGAAGAAATCACCCTAAAGGAAACTCTATCAGGAGTAGGTTATTATCACTGCCAGTGCGGTTTAAAACGTCCCACACCAGATTACCTGGCCACTGCTATCCAGGGTAACAGTTTCCTTCTCCAAACTTCCCAGGAAAAAATTAAAATGGAAATGGGAATCACCGGGCTGCACAATGTTTACAACGCCCTAGGAGCCATTGCCGTGGCCCATGAAATACTGAAAATACCACTGGAAGAAATCAAAAATTACCTCCCCACATTTAAGGGAGTTCCTGGACGTTTAGAATATATTCACCAGGATGAAAATCGGGATTTGATAGTGGATTACGGTCATAATCCTTCGGGAGTTGAAACTGTACTCCGGGAACTTAATAAAACATACAATAAGATAGCCGTGGTTATAACCATCTCCTCAGAATCGGGCAAATCTGGAGATAATGAAATTATGGAACGAACACTGGCCAACGCGGATTTCATCATACCTGCTTCTTACTATTCACGGCTGGCCGCAGAAAGTTATATTTCCTCTGGCAAAATCATATTAACCACTGAGGAACCTGAAAAATTCCGTGAAGGCACCCTGGGAGCTACAGAAGAACAGGTAGTTCGAGGACTTGAAAAGGGATTGGAATGTGATGCCGATGCCCTAATATGTATTGGGGAAGCAGCAGTTAAATATAAAGAAAAAATTAAGATTTTCATTGATTCACAAAAATAG